Proteins co-encoded in one Nitrospira sp. genomic window:
- a CDS encoding type II toxin-antitoxin system VapC family toxin has protein sequence MALPNLVFCDTSFFYACLDPRDTNHARAQALVTESASIGATFCTTWDIISETVTLLRYRRNYRAALAFLTDVKPGLRIVTYGDRVRDEAEQIFRTYARDHRLSFCDAISFVVVTSLLDHLPCFTFDEDFRALGLTVLP, from the coding sequence ATGGCCCTCCCCAACCTAGTGTTTTGTGACACGTCATTCTTCTATGCCTGTCTTGATCCGAGAGATACCAACCATGCACGCGCCCAAGCGCTTGTGACAGAATCGGCCTCCATCGGCGCGACGTTCTGCACGACGTGGGACATCATCAGCGAAACGGTGACGTTGCTGCGGTACCGGCGCAATTATCGGGCTGCTCTCGCCTTTCTCACCGATGTGAAGCCCGGGCTTCGCATCGTCACCTATGGCGACCGCGTGAGAGACGAAGCCGAACAGATATTTCGTACATACGCTCGGGATCATCGCTTGTCGTTCTGCGATGCGATCTCGTTCGTGGTGGTCACCTCGCTCCTCGATCATCTTCCCTGTTTCACCTTCGATGAAGATTTCCGCGCCCTCGGCCTAACCGTGTTGCCCTGA
- a CDS encoding DUF1016 domain-containing protein produces the protein MAGKKKVTRQSHGGAVQIQRLLADIRDLILSARQTVVRSVDTLQVLTSFEIGRRIVEHEQHGMSRAAYGKLVVEELATRLTTEFGKGFSKSNIEYMRRFYTLYRDRYPSIAQTPSGQLALRGKAQTTSGKSPAVQLPAPRSASLKPPFALGWSHYVLLMGIGDSDERAFYEIEAVENGWSIRELKRQVNSGLYERLALSRDKRGIRKLAQHGQIVGRPQDLLKEPYVLEFLGLDEKAAYSETDLESAIIDKLEHFLLELGKGFLFEARQKRFTFEADHFFVDLVFYNRLLRCYVLIDLKIGKVTHQDLGQMQMYVNYFDRYVKREDEQPTIGIILCKKKHDALVTITLPKGANIHAREYRLYLPSKEELRRKLVEWAEDQEGKP, from the coding sequence ATGGCGGGTAAGAAAAAGGTGACACGGCAATCGCATGGCGGAGCCGTCCAGATCCAAAGACTGCTGGCCGATATCCGCGACCTCATCCTCTCGGCGCGACAGACGGTCGTTCGCAGCGTGGATACCCTCCAAGTCTTGACCAGCTTCGAGATCGGTCGCCGTATCGTGGAACATGAACAGCATGGGATGAGCAGGGCAGCATACGGAAAATTAGTCGTAGAGGAACTGGCCACACGCCTCACGACCGAATTCGGCAAGGGGTTTTCAAAGAGTAATATCGAGTATATGCGTCGGTTCTATACATTGTATCGTGATCGGTACCCCTCAATTGCCCAGACACCGTCTGGGCAATTGGCGTTACGCGGGAAAGCCCAGACGACGTCTGGGAAATCTCCTGCTGTGCAGCTGCCGGCTCCTCGCTCCGCTTCGCTGAAACCGCCATTCGCGCTAGGGTGGTCGCACTATGTGCTGCTCATGGGAATCGGCGATTCGGATGAACGCGCCTTCTACGAAATTGAGGCGGTGGAAAACGGCTGGTCCATTCGCGAGCTGAAGCGGCAAGTGAACTCCGGCCTCTATGAGCGTCTGGCGCTGAGCCGGGACAAGCGCGGAATCCGAAAGCTGGCGCAGCACGGCCAGATCGTCGGAAGACCGCAAGACCTGCTGAAAGAACCGTACGTCCTGGAGTTTCTTGGACTCGATGAAAAGGCCGCCTATTCCGAAACCGATCTGGAATCGGCCATCATCGACAAGCTCGAGCACTTCTTACTGGAACTCGGCAAGGGGTTTCTCTTCGAAGCCCGCCAGAAGCGTTTCACCTTCGAGGCGGATCACTTCTTCGTCGATCTGGTCTTCTACAATAGACTGCTTCGGTGTTACGTCCTGATCGATCTGAAGATCGGCAAAGTGACCCACCAAGACCTCGGGCAGATGCAGATGTACGTCAATTACTTCGATCGATACGTGAAGAGGGAAGACGAACAGCCGACCATCGGCATCATCCTCTGTAAGAAAAAGCACGACGCGTTGGTCACCATCACCCTGCCCAAGGGCGCCAACATTCATGCCAGGGAATATCGGTTGTATCTGCCGTCGAAGGAAGAATTACGGCGCAAGCTCGTCGAGTGGGCCGAGGACCAGGAGGGGAAGCCGTGA
- a CDS encoding HD domain-containing protein, giving the protein MPGNIGCICRRRKNYGASSSSGPRTRRGSREIGWTPRRSREPEMMSRVLEECRKPALAHVRRNDDGSFVIHELEEHLRAVADLAGEFATEFGHAEWGQLAGLWHDIGKYVAVFNNLPVCGDGIAIWMQRVEV; this is encoded by the coding sequence ATGCCAGGGAATATCGGTTGTATCTGCCGTCGAAGGAAGAATTACGGCGCAAGCTCGTCGAGTGGGCCGAGGACCAGGAGGGGAAGCCGTGAAATCGGATGGACACCGCGTAGGTCGCGGGAGCCTGAAATGATGAGCCGTGTTCTGGAAGAATGTCGCAAGCCCGCTCTGGCCCATGTGCGGCGGAACGACGACGGGTCGTTTGTCATTCATGAGCTTGAAGAACATTTGCGTGCGGTAGCCGATCTTGCCGGCGAGTTTGCTACGGAGTTCGGGCATGCTGAATGGGGGCAACTCGCAGGGCTCTGGCATGACATCGGGAAGTATGTCGCTGTCTTCAATAATCTTCCCGTTTGTGGGGACGGGATCGCTATCTGGATGCAGAGGGTCGAAGTATGA
- the cas3 gene encoding CRISPR-associated helicase Cas3', which produces MSKELPPYIAHVRKAGGNPQSLEEHLLGVAEIAKGLASKVALGPQGELIGLVHDLGKYSNEFQAYLKSAVGLINQDEDEFVDAQGLKGKVDHSTAGAQLVWEKLSKHGQLGQVVGQMLSLCIASHHSGLIDCLSSNANKPVEDIFTRRAGKQDDRSHLREAMSKMDMLIDKRFRELSSMPSLISGIEEAIRKVARGEKVEAIIRFKVGLLVRLLFSCLIDADRIDTADFERPRAAKHRLKGQYTEWPLLIERLEKHLEGFTIRNPIDEIRRSISDHCFNSAIRDKGIYTLTVPTGGGKTLASLRFALHHAERHKMDRVIYVIPFTSIIDQNAKVVRDILEPTKDDRGRVVLEHHSNLTPEQQGWREKMLTENWDAPVVFTTSVQLLEAIFGGGTRGARRMHQLANAVLIFDEIQTLPVNCVHLFCNAMNFLVEHCGSTVVLCTATQPLLNRVDQSKGALKFTKNDDLMPDVKGLFDDLKRVEVLNQRKPGGWTDEEIARLALDEVVQSGSCLVIVNTKKSAQTLFRLCREAAGIQTFHLSTSMCPAHRKEILEKIRELLEDESPVLCISTQLIEAGVDVDFCAVIRYTAGLDSIAQAAGRCNRNGKQKDADGNPKVGRVHVVNPAVENIDRLKDILCGKGITERLLDDVEAGSEDFGGNLIGPKAIERYFEYFFFARHQEMDYPVSAQTVGRDDTLLNLLSVNSLAVDEYGRNYGTALNIYLRQSFMSAARAFKVIDAPARGIIVPYGEAGRDLINDLCSAFEVEKQFELLRRAQQYTVNVFPQDLERFQKAGAVHEIQKGVDILYLSDTRYYNQSFGLSQTPEGTMEVLNA; this is translated from the coding sequence ATGAGTAAGGAGTTGCCTCCATATATTGCTCATGTCCGGAAAGCGGGGGGCAATCCACAGAGCCTTGAAGAGCATCTATTGGGAGTTGCTGAGATAGCCAAGGGGCTTGCTTCAAAGGTAGCACTAGGACCTCAAGGCGAATTGATTGGGCTAGTCCATGATTTGGGAAAGTACAGCAATGAGTTTCAGGCCTATCTCAAGTCGGCTGTCGGTTTGATCAATCAAGATGAAGATGAGTTTGTCGATGCGCAGGGACTCAAGGGCAAGGTGGACCATTCCACCGCTGGGGCACAGCTTGTTTGGGAGAAACTGTCTAAGCATGGGCAATTAGGTCAAGTAGTTGGCCAGATGCTGTCGCTGTGCATCGCCTCACATCATTCGGGCTTGATTGACTGCCTGTCTTCAAACGCCAATAAACCTGTTGAAGATATTTTCACGAGGCGGGCTGGCAAGCAGGATGATCGATCCCATCTTCGTGAAGCTATGAGCAAGATGGACATGCTGATCGACAAGCGGTTTCGGGAGTTGTCTTCCATGCCAAGCTTGATTAGTGGTATTGAGGAAGCTATCCGAAAGGTCGCACGCGGCGAAAAGGTTGAGGCTATTATTCGGTTCAAGGTTGGCCTGCTCGTCCGTCTTCTGTTCAGCTGCCTGATAGACGCAGACCGTATCGATACGGCTGATTTTGAAAGGCCAAGGGCCGCAAAACATCGCCTCAAGGGGCAATACACCGAATGGCCCCTGCTGATCGAGCGCCTGGAGAAGCACTTGGAAGGATTCACCATCCGGAATCCAATTGATGAAATCAGGCGGAGTATTTCCGATCACTGCTTCAATAGCGCCATTCGTGATAAAGGCATTTATACTCTGACCGTACCCACGGGAGGCGGGAAGACTCTTGCCAGCCTGCGCTTTGCTCTACATCACGCGGAACGTCATAAGATGGATCGAGTGATTTACGTTATTCCCTTCACGTCCATTATTGACCAGAACGCCAAGGTGGTTCGCGACATCCTAGAGCCGACGAAGGACGACCGTGGTCGCGTGGTGCTCGAACATCACTCCAACCTCACCCCAGAACAGCAGGGATGGCGGGAAAAGATGCTGACAGAGAACTGGGACGCCCCGGTTGTCTTCACCACTAGTGTACAGCTGCTAGAGGCCATCTTTGGCGGAGGTACGCGCGGTGCTCGGCGGATGCACCAGTTGGCCAATGCGGTGCTGATCTTTGACGAAATCCAGACCTTGCCCGTCAACTGTGTGCATCTCTTCTGCAATGCCATGAATTTCCTAGTAGAGCACTGCGGCAGTACGGTGGTGCTATGCACGGCCACACAACCCTTGCTGAACCGTGTAGACCAAAGCAAAGGTGCGCTGAAGTTCACAAAGAACGATGACCTTATGCCCGACGTAAAGGGACTGTTCGACGACCTGAAGCGTGTGGAGGTGCTCAATCAGCGCAAACCTGGTGGATGGACCGACGAGGAAATCGCTCGACTTGCTCTGGATGAGGTCGTGCAAAGTGGAAGCTGCCTCGTGATCGTCAACACGAAGAAATCCGCGCAGACACTTTTTCGTCTATGCCGGGAAGCTGCGGGGATACAGACCTTTCACCTGAGCACCAGCATGTGCCCTGCGCACCGTAAGGAAATACTCGAAAAAATAAGGGAGCTGCTAGAGGACGAGTCTCCCGTGCTCTGTATCAGCACCCAGTTGATTGAAGCTGGTGTGGATGTGGATTTTTGCGCGGTCATTCGCTACACGGCTGGTCTGGATTCCATTGCCCAGGCTGCTGGCCGATGTAATCGCAATGGAAAGCAAAAAGATGCTGATGGAAATCCTAAGGTAGGGCGGGTTCACGTGGTCAATCCAGCGGTGGAAAATATAGACAGGCTCAAGGATATTCTGTGCGGCAAAGGCATCACCGAGCGATTGCTTGACGATGTTGAGGCAGGTAGCGAGGACTTCGGCGGCAACTTGATTGGGCCGAAAGCCATTGAGCGGTATTTCGAATACTTCTTCTTTGCCCGCCACCAGGAAATGGATTACCCCGTATCCGCCCAGACTGTCGGTCGTGACGACACACTATTGAATCTTCTCTCCGTCAACTCGCTGGCTGTGGACGAATATGGACGCAATTATGGCACCGCGCTCAACATCTACCTTCGGCAATCCTTCATGTCCGCTGCCCGTGCCTTCAAAGTCATTGACGCACCGGCGCGAGGCATCATCGTGCCCTACGGAGAAGCTGGGCGTGATTTGATTAACGATCTTTGCTCGGCCTTCGAGGTGGAAAAGCAGTTCGAGCTGCTGCGCCGGGCACAGCAATACACAGTCAATGTTTTCCCCCAAGACTTGGAGAGGTTTCAGAAGGCTGGGGCGGTGCATGAAATCCAGAAGGGTGTGGACATCCTCTATCTGTCCGATACCCGGTATTACAATCAGTCGTTCGGCCTGAGTCAGACGCCAGAAGGAACAATGGAGGTGCTAAATGCCTGA
- the cas5c gene encoding type I-C CRISPR-associated protein Cas5, translating into MPDSHNSSIEFKVWGRYALFTDPLTRIGGEKCSYHLPTYEALKGIAKSIYWKPTFIWVIDEVRVMKRIRTQTKGTKPLEFGGGNTLAIYTFLADVEYQVRAHFVWNQHRPELVDDRSEPKHHLIAKRMLERGGRQDIFLGTRDCQGYVEPCEFGAEPGHYDSAGELGFGLTFHGFDYPDETGEGKLQARFWQPTMVDGVIRFDPPEQCTTRKFIREMQPKQFTPVRNLLGVEAEVAGLEC; encoded by the coding sequence ATGCCTGATTCGCACAACAGTAGTATCGAATTCAAGGTGTGGGGCCGATACGCTCTGTTCACGGACCCCCTGACCCGCATCGGCGGCGAAAAGTGTTCCTATCACCTACCGACCTACGAGGCGCTGAAGGGTATCGCCAAGTCTATCTACTGGAAGCCCACCTTCATTTGGGTCATCGATGAGGTGCGTGTGATGAAGCGCATCCGCACCCAGACCAAGGGCACTAAACCCCTGGAGTTTGGCGGCGGCAACACCTTGGCCATCTATACCTTCCTGGCGGATGTGGAATATCAGGTTAGGGCGCACTTCGTATGGAACCAACATCGGCCGGAATTAGTGGATGACCGGAGCGAGCCAAAACATCACTTGATTGCCAAGCGCATGCTTGAACGGGGTGGCCGTCAAGATATCTTTTTGGGCACACGGGATTGCCAAGGCTACGTCGAACCTTGTGAATTCGGCGCCGAGCCTGGGCATTACGACAGCGCTGGAGAGCTGGGATTCGGCTTGACCTTCCATGGGTTCGACTACCCGGACGAAACCGGCGAAGGCAAACTTCAAGCTCGATTTTGGCAGCCAACGATGGTTGACGGAGTTATCCGTTTTGACCCACCTGAGCAGTGCACCACTCGGAAATTTATCCGAGAGATGCAGCCCAAGCAGTTTACGCCTGTGCGGAATCTCCTCGGCGTGGAAGCGGAAGTCGCCGGACTGGAGTGTTGA
- the cas8c gene encoding type I-C CRISPR-associated protein Cas8c/Csd1 — translation MSWIQKLHETYEQCYDAPQFSNHPLLPISHALQQAHIEVTLDHQGNFRRAKIVQKVETILPATEKSAARTSGEAPHPLCDKVQYCASDYPKHGGMKKSYYPGYAKQLTTWCESRFSHPKARAVLEYVRKGTVIADLVREKVLHVGNDKALLTVWKSDLPTPDIFKYLTAKEGARDQGDALIRWRVEMPEDPIPETWEDKSLREAWVVFDAYQSQHHDDDTVLRNTVSRLKKGKDHKSQQGLCMVIGKTMLLATNHPKRLRHGGDGAKLISSNDTDGYTFRGRFLGAEEACSVGFEVTQKAHSALRWLIARQAFRSGDQVVVAWSVSGKSLPDPFANSAQMFGLESREEDAKPVYQGDAGQAFAVRLKKYIAGYRTRLGSTDAIVVMALDSATPGRMAITYYRELTGSEFLERIQLWHESCAWHQSFGKNLRFVGVPSPRDITEAAYGRQVEGKSGEKLRKATVERLLPCIIDGRPIPRDLVESTVRRAVNRPGLEKWEWEKNLGIACALFRGHHKQRSYEMALELDRTSRDYLFGRLLAVAERIEDMALYLAKENRGTSAAKLMQRFADHPYSTWRTIELSLAPYKARLRTRLPGFLVNMEKLLDGIICTFRGQDFMSEARLSGEFLLGYHCQRQALWPKSESTNAEEPTETQTDQGE, via the coding sequence ATGAGCTGGATTCAAAAACTCCACGAGACCTACGAGCAATGCTACGACGCACCTCAGTTTTCCAATCATCCACTGCTGCCGATTAGTCATGCACTCCAGCAGGCCCACATTGAAGTCACCCTGGATCACCAAGGTAATTTTCGGCGCGCCAAAATTGTCCAGAAAGTGGAAACGATATTGCCTGCTACGGAGAAATCCGCAGCACGGACAAGCGGTGAGGCGCCGCATCCTTTGTGTGACAAGGTTCAATACTGTGCCTCTGATTATCCAAAGCATGGGGGCATGAAAAAATCCTACTATCCAGGATATGCCAAGCAACTCACGACTTGGTGCGAATCCCGTTTCTCTCACCCCAAAGCCAGAGCCGTTCTTGAATATGTCCGAAAGGGAACCGTTATCGCCGACCTCGTTCGCGAGAAAGTTCTGCATGTAGGCAATGACAAAGCTCTCCTGACCGTATGGAAATCCGATTTGCCGACGCCGGATATATTCAAGTACCTGACGGCAAAAGAAGGGGCACGCGATCAAGGGGACGCACTGATTCGCTGGCGCGTGGAAATGCCAGAAGACCCTATTCCTGAAACTTGGGAAGACAAAAGCCTGAGGGAAGCTTGGGTCGTATTCGACGCGTACCAGAGCCAGCACCATGACGATGACACAGTTTTAAGGAATACAGTATCTCGGCTTAAGAAAGGCAAAGACCATAAATCGCAGCAAGGTCTTTGCATGGTCATCGGGAAAACTATGCTGCTGGCGACCAATCACCCGAAGAGATTGCGGCACGGTGGCGACGGAGCCAAGTTGATCTCTTCAAATGACACCGATGGATATACGTTCCGTGGCCGTTTCCTTGGTGCCGAAGAAGCTTGCAGCGTTGGTTTCGAGGTGACGCAAAAAGCCCACAGCGCCTTGCGCTGGCTGATCGCTAGGCAAGCCTTTCGCTCTGGCGATCAGGTTGTCGTGGCCTGGTCGGTATCCGGCAAGTCCTTGCCTGACCCGTTTGCCAACTCCGCCCAGATGTTTGGCTTGGAATCCAGAGAGGAGGATGCCAAGCCCGTGTATCAAGGGGATGCAGGTCAGGCCTTTGCCGTCAGGCTGAAAAAATATATCGCCGGCTATCGAACACGCCTCGGCTCGACGGATGCAATTGTGGTCATGGCGCTGGACTCAGCGACGCCCGGACGCATGGCTATCACCTATTACCGGGAACTAACCGGCTCGGAATTCCTTGAACGTATTCAGCTATGGCACGAGTCCTGTGCCTGGCATCAGAGCTTTGGCAAGAACTTGAGGTTTGTAGGCGTTCCCTCGCCGAGAGATATCACTGAGGCCGCCTACGGTCGTCAAGTGGAAGGCAAGTCAGGCGAGAAGCTTCGCAAGGCTACGGTGGAACGGCTCCTTCCCTGCATCATCGATGGGCGACCTATACCGCGAGACCTTGTGGAATCCACGGTACGCAGAGCAGTCAATCGGCCGGGGCTTGAGAAATGGGAGTGGGAGAAAAACTTGGGTATCGCCTGCGCTCTGTTTAGAGGACATCACAAGCAAAGGAGTTACGAAATGGCATTGGAGTTAGACAGAACATCCCGGGATTATCTCTTCGGGCGCCTCCTGGCCGTAGCGGAACGCATCGAAGATATGGCGCTGTATTTAGCCAAGGAAAATCGAGGCACCAGCGCAGCTAAGCTCATGCAGCGCTTCGCCGACCATCCTTATTCTACATGGCGGACCATCGAGCTCTCTCTGGCACCTTACAAGGCTCGACTCCGCACAAGGTTACCAGGCTTTCTTGTCAATATGGAAAAACTCCTCGACGGAATCATCTGCACATTCAGGGGACAGGATTTCATGAGTGAAGCAAGGCTTTCAGGCGAATTCCTCCTGGGATACCACTGTCAGAGACAGGCCCTATGGCCAAAGTCTGAATCGACCAACGCTGAAGAACCCACCGAGACCCAAACCGATCAAGGAGAGTAA
- the cas7c gene encoding type I-C CRISPR-associated protein Cas7/Csd2 — MTILQNKIDFAVVLRVKRANPNGDPLNGNRPRTDYDNYGEMTDVCNKRKIRDRLLERWVAAGKKEDDGNEIFVQSDDRKEDECKSLRARAEAGLGNKLGSPQTVELACKKWLDVRAFGQLFALKGGKKTKKGEENEGDGDTGISIGIRGPVTVQSGFSVAPVDIASTQITKSASGEDTKDGKRSSDTMGTKHRVENGVYVFFGSMNPQLAERTKFSDADAEAIKQVLPRLFENDESSARPAGSMEILKVIWWKHSCKTGQYSSAKVHRTLTVKPDGNIELALLNELTPEVIDGF, encoded by the coding sequence ATGACGATACTTCAAAACAAGATCGACTTTGCAGTAGTGCTTCGTGTTAAACGGGCCAATCCAAATGGCGACCCGCTTAATGGAAATCGTCCCCGCACCGACTATGACAACTACGGAGAAATGACCGATGTTTGCAACAAGCGGAAGATCAGGGATCGGTTGTTGGAAAGATGGGTTGCTGCTGGCAAAAAAGAAGATGACGGGAACGAGATCTTTGTACAGTCGGATGACCGCAAAGAAGATGAATGCAAAAGTCTTCGGGCACGTGCCGAAGCTGGCTTGGGCAACAAGCTTGGCTCGCCCCAGACTGTCGAATTGGCATGCAAGAAGTGGTTGGATGTACGAGCGTTCGGTCAACTGTTCGCACTGAAAGGTGGCAAGAAGACCAAGAAAGGCGAGGAAAATGAAGGCGACGGCGATACCGGTATCTCCATCGGAATTCGTGGCCCGGTCACTGTGCAATCCGGATTCAGTGTAGCGCCTGTCGACATTGCGAGCACCCAGATAACCAAGAGTGCGAGCGGCGAAGACACCAAAGACGGCAAAAGAAGTTCCGACACAATGGGTACAAAGCACCGTGTGGAAAACGGAGTATATGTTTTCTTTGGAAGCATGAATCCGCAACTGGCCGAAAGGACAAAGTTCAGTGATGCTGATGCCGAGGCAATCAAACAAGTGTTGCCCAGACTATTTGAAAACGACGAATCATCAGCGCGTCCAGCAGGCAGCATGGAGATTCTCAAAGTTATCTGGTGGAAGCACAGCTGCAAAACTGGGCAGTACTCCTCCGCCAAAGTTCATCGCACTCTGACCGTGAAACCTGATGGGAATATTGAGCTGGCTTTGCTCAATGAACTCACTCCTGAGGTCATTGATGGGTTTTAA
- the cas4 gene encoding CRISPR-associated protein Cas4: protein MEDDPIMISALEHWSYCPRQCALIHVEQTFDENLYTLRGRAVHKRVDEPVVEEQAGVRIERALPLWSKSLGLVGKGDVVEFHGEMPYPVEYKHGPHREQEHDDLQLCAQALCLEEMTGRPVPRGAIYHHSSRKRREVECTPELRAQVVQSIQAIRRMLADKKLPPPVNDRRCTKCSLQESCMPSVIDEGRRASAVVRDLFTIHP from the coding sequence ATGGAAGACGACCCCATCATGATCTCCGCTCTGGAGCATTGGAGCTATTGTCCTCGCCAGTGTGCCTTGATTCATGTTGAACAGACGTTCGACGAGAATCTCTACACGCTGCGTGGGCGAGCAGTGCATAAGCGGGTGGATGAGCCGGTAGTGGAGGAGCAGGCTGGGGTACGCATTGAGCGGGCGCTGCCATTGTGGTCCAAGAGTTTGGGCTTGGTCGGAAAAGGCGACGTGGTGGAGTTTCATGGAGAGATGCCTTATCCCGTCGAGTATAAGCACGGGCCGCATCGCGAGCAGGAGCATGATGATCTACAGCTGTGTGCCCAGGCCCTGTGCCTGGAAGAGATGACGGGCCGTCCTGTGCCGCGCGGCGCGATCTATCACCACAGTTCACGCAAGCGCCGTGAGGTGGAATGCACACCAGAGTTGAGGGCGCAGGTTGTTCAATCAATCCAGGCGATTCGTCGCATGCTGGCGGATAAGAAGCTCCCTCCGCCGGTGAATGATCGGCGTTGTACCAAGTGCTCCCTTCAGGAGTCGTGCATGCCGTCCGTCATTGACGAAGGCCGGCGAGCATCCGCCGTTGTGCGCGATCTTTTTACGATTCACCCGTGA
- the cas1c gene encoding type I-C CRISPR-associated endonuclease Cas1 translates to MHQLLNTLYVTTEGAYLRADHETLRVEVDKETKLQVPFHHLGGVVCFGDIMLSPAAMQRCAEDGRFVVLLDRNGRFKARVEGPVSGNVLLRCAQHEAMRDPVRTLAIARNIVGGKIQNSRQIVLRGAREADDPADADALRKTADALGNAVTRLPQCEDVDTVRGIEGESARNYFSTFDRMVKEDRETFKLDGRNRRPPTDPVNALMSFLYALVMNDCVAAAEGVGLDPQMGFLHALRPGRAALALDLMEELRSVLADRLVLTLINRRQVSAKDFTKRSGGAVQMDDAARKEVIVAYQKRKQEEITHPVLDQKMPLGLVPHVQARLLARVLRGDLESYPPFLYR, encoded by the coding sequence ATGCATCAATTGCTGAACACGCTCTATGTCACAACGGAAGGCGCCTACTTGCGGGCCGATCACGAGACGCTGCGAGTGGAGGTGGACAAGGAGACGAAATTACAGGTGCCGTTTCATCACCTCGGCGGGGTCGTGTGTTTCGGCGACATCATGCTGAGCCCGGCTGCGATGCAACGCTGCGCGGAAGATGGAAGGTTCGTTGTGTTACTCGATCGCAATGGTCGCTTCAAAGCCCGAGTGGAAGGACCTGTGAGCGGGAATGTGTTACTCCGGTGCGCACAGCATGAGGCCATGCGCGACCCCGTCCGGACGTTAGCCATTGCCCGCAATATCGTCGGTGGAAAAATTCAGAACTCCCGCCAGATCGTCCTGCGCGGAGCGCGGGAGGCCGACGATCCAGCGGATGCCGATGCCCTGAGGAAAACGGCGGACGCGCTCGGCAACGCCGTGACCAGACTTCCCCAATGCGAAGACGTAGATACGGTGCGCGGCATTGAAGGCGAGTCGGCTCGAAACTATTTCTCTACCTTCGATCGCATGGTCAAAGAAGATCGTGAGACTTTCAAGCTGGATGGCCGCAACCGGCGTCCGCCGACTGATCCGGTCAACGCTCTCATGTCGTTCCTGTATGCGCTGGTGATGAACGATTGTGTCGCGGCGGCAGAAGGAGTCGGACTCGATCCGCAGATGGGGTTTCTCCATGCGCTGAGACCGGGCCGGGCGGCGTTGGCGCTGGATCTCATGGAAGAGTTGCGCAGTGTGCTGGCCGACCGGCTCGTGCTCACGCTGATCAACCGTCGTCAGGTCAGCGCGAAGGATTTCACGAAGCGTTCGGGCGGCGCGGTTCAGATGGACGATGCCGCCCGCAAAGAAGTGATTGTGGCCTATCAAAAACGCAAGCAGGAAGAGATCACGCACCCGGTGCTGGATCAGAAGATGCCGTTGGGTCTGGTGCCGCATGTGCAGGCGAGACTGCTCGCGCGGGTGCTGCGCGGCGATCTGGAGAGTTATCCGCCCTTTCTCTACCGGTAG
- the cas2 gene encoding CRISPR-associated endonuclease Cas2, translating into MNVLISYDVSTETAAGRRRLRKVAQACQDFGQRVQKSVFECSINESQFEEVIRRLLDIIEKTEDSLRVYRLTEPRDKHVQVYGLDGKVDFEEPLVL; encoded by the coding sequence ATGAATGTGTTGATTAGCTACGATGTCTCGACTGAAACTGCCGCTGGGCGGAGACGGCTGAGGAAAGTCGCCCAAGCGTGTCAGGACTTTGGACAACGGGTGCAGAAATCGGTGTTTGAATGTTCGATCAACGAGTCTCAATTCGAGGAGGTGATCAGAAGGCTGCTGGACATTATCGAGAAGACCGAAGACAGTCTCCGGGTGTATCGATTGACTGAGCCGAGGGACAAGCATGTGCAGGTGTATGGATTAGATGGAAAGGTGGATTTCGAGGAGCCCCTGGTGTTGTGA